In Candidatus Dormiibacterota bacterium, the DNA window TCGTCCGCAGCGACGTCCAAACGCTCGCGGGGCGCGAAAAACATCGCACCGATCAAGGCCTGCGCGGACGTCGCGTCGTCCACCCCATCGAAGCGAACCAACAGGCGCCCTTTATGTTCGCGAACGCCCGCGAGTTTCAGGTCCTGCGAGTGGCCGTCGATCGTGCATCGCAGCGTCGCGCCGGGCGAAAAAACCGTGCGACCCGACGTTGTCGGATCGCACTTGAGTTCTCCGCGTAGCCCGAAGATGCCGGCGATGCGGCCGATCGGCAGATCAGCCTTCGGCGTCGTCATCTGGAGCCGCTTGGGCCTCTTCGGTATCGAGAATATCGATGCTCACGCGCCCTTCGGCCGTTGCGCGCGCGATCGTACGCAACGCTTGTGCGACGCGGCCGCTACGGCCGATGACCTTGCCCAAATCCTCGGGATCGACTACGAGCTCGATCACGGGCTTTCCCTCTTCGTCTTGGAAGAGTTCGACCGTTACAGCTTCGGGTTTGGCAACCAGCTTCTTGGCGAGAAATTCCAATAATTCAGTTGCGCGGCGCTGCGACGCCCACGGGTCGCTCGGTTGACGATTTCGCGACGGAGCACGCCGCCGGTCGTCATAGTCGGTATTGCCGCGCTGGGGTGCTCGTTCGCGACGCTCGGTTCTTGGTGGACGCGGCTCTTCGGGTTCGACATCGTTAATAACGGTCTCGCCCGATGCGA includes these proteins:
- the rimM gene encoding ribosome maturation factor RimM (Essential for efficient processing of 16S rRNA) codes for the protein MTTPKADLPIGRIAGIFGLRGELKCDPTTSGRTVFSPGATLRCTIDGHSQDLKLAGVREHKGRLLVRFDGVDDATSAQALIGAMFFAPRERLDVAADEYLDIDLAGCEVFGTDGKRYGTVERVEHYPLNDMLIVDGRMLPMVKAFIREIDIAARRITVDVPPGLLDDDAIGEL
- a CDS encoding KH domain-containing protein, with amino-acid sequence MSAFDDEFGLFGEESEERAERRSTLGARSIASGETVINDVEPEEPRPPRTERRERAPQRGNTDYDDRRRAPSRNRQPSDPWASQRRATELLEFLAKKLVAKPEAVTVELFQDEEGKPVIELVVDPEDLGKVIGRSGRVAQALRTIARATAEGRVSIDILDTEEAQAAPDDDAEG